A window from Chitinophaga filiformis encodes these proteins:
- a CDS encoding ABC transporter permease, with protein sequence MLLHYLKITSRSFVKNKLAALINICGLAIGLTAGVLIILLIKSEFEQDRFHKNIDQIYMLLTNSRQEGNIRTGSSTPAQLTVAMRNSIPEVNYAAHCSSNSQHLLTYGGKSIYEDGIYAEPDLLNIMHFPAVQGNPITTLGDAGSIVLSVSTAKKLFGNEDPMGKIIRHNNQHDLKVGAIMQDLPANSSVNFHVALPFRIWEQENAGTFRNWEAYVLATYVELKPGADLTAVNKKINALFPTPPTDINLGVFVYPFKDRYLYSSFKNGKPNGGRIEIVLLFAVIGICILLVACINFMNLSTARSAMRSREVGVRKTLGATKKQVIVQFLGEALMMTTLALLIAVVLAVLLLPSVNYFTGKSITISVSDWRLWLSITGMTLLTGLIAGSYPAFFMSAFQPVRVLKGVIVNKKSSGLLRKGLVTFQFIISIFLIITTIVIYRQQSYIQQRPIGYEQSNLIDIPARGEMTTKLGVMKNDLLQLPGIVAVSGGADDLVRFGGATDGINWPGKTADQNFFINVSDVAYDWVKTAGLQLIEGRDFNPAFGADSTGCILNAAAVRKMGLKEPIVGTKLGNNTIVGVVADFSFNDAFNAPPPLIVYLNHGPLNHLFVRLRNDADWQKRLAQIEQIVKKHNPDYPFEFHFTKDLYQRQFKGIRSTGQMVSLTGMLAIFISCMGLFGLSAFLAERRNKEIGIRKVFGANVAKIWLMLSQDFLKPVLIAFLIAAPLAGWAMYLLLSSFDYHISLSWWMFVLAGTLVLLVALFTISYQGIKAALTNPIDSLRTE encoded by the coding sequence ATGCTCCTGCACTATTTAAAGATCACTTCCAGAAGTTTTGTAAAGAACAAACTTGCCGCTTTGATCAACATCTGCGGACTGGCCATAGGATTGACGGCCGGGGTGCTGATCATACTCCTCATCAAAAGTGAATTCGAACAGGACCGGTTCCATAAGAACATCGATCAGATATACATGCTGCTGACAAACTCCCGGCAGGAAGGCAATATCAGGACGGGAAGCTCAACACCTGCACAATTGACGGTTGCCATGCGTAACAGCATACCGGAAGTGAATTACGCGGCTCATTGCAGTTCCAATTCCCAACATTTACTGACCTATGGCGGAAAGAGCATTTATGAGGATGGCATATATGCGGAACCAGATCTGCTGAACATCATGCACTTTCCCGCTGTGCAGGGCAACCCCATTACCACTTTGGGAGACGCCGGGTCTATTGTACTGAGTGTATCGACCGCAAAAAAACTCTTCGGCAACGAAGATCCGATGGGTAAGATCATCCGGCACAATAACCAGCACGACCTGAAGGTTGGCGCCATTATGCAGGACCTGCCGGCAAACAGCTCCGTGAACTTCCATGTGGCACTACCTTTCCGGATCTGGGAACAGGAGAATGCCGGCACATTCAGGAACTGGGAGGCCTATGTGCTGGCCACGTATGTAGAACTGAAACCCGGTGCAGATCTCACCGCCGTCAATAAGAAGATAAATGCATTATTCCCTACCCCTCCCACCGATATCAATCTCGGAGTATTTGTCTATCCTTTTAAAGACAGGTACCTCTATAGCAGTTTCAAAAATGGCAAGCCAAACGGCGGAAGGATAGAGATCGTATTGTTGTTTGCAGTCATCGGCATATGCATATTGCTGGTTGCCTGTATCAATTTTATGAACCTGTCCACCGCCCGTTCTGCTATGCGCTCACGCGAGGTAGGCGTCAGGAAAACGCTTGGGGCCACCAAAAAACAGGTCATTGTGCAGTTCCTGGGCGAGGCTTTAATGATGACCACCCTCGCGTTGCTCATAGCCGTTGTACTGGCCGTATTATTATTGCCCAGCGTCAATTATTTTACGGGAAAGAGCATTACCATCAGTGTATCTGACTGGCGACTTTGGCTGTCGATAACGGGTATGACCCTGCTCACCGGGCTGATCGCCGGCAGCTATCCTGCCTTCTTCATGAGCGCCTTTCAACCGGTGCGTGTATTGAAGGGAGTGATCGTGAACAAAAAAAGCAGCGGATTGCTACGCAAGGGGCTTGTTACTTTTCAGTTCATTATTTCCATTTTCCTGATCATCACCACCATTGTTATATACAGGCAGCAATCATACATACAGCAGCGCCCTATCGGCTATGAGCAAAGCAATCTTATAGACATTCCTGCCAGGGGTGAGATGACCACAAAGCTGGGGGTCATGAAAAACGACCTCTTACAATTGCCCGGCATCGTGGCAGTATCCGGCGGCGCTGACGACCTGGTCAGGTTTGGCGGTGCTACGGATGGCATTAACTGGCCCGGAAAAACGGCCGATCAGAATTTCTTTATCAATGTTTCTGATGTAGCGTATGACTGGGTGAAAACCGCCGGATTGCAGCTGATTGAAGGAAGGGATTTTAACCCGGCTTTTGGCGCTGATTCCACCGGTTGTATACTCAATGCAGCTGCTGTACGGAAAATGGGCCTTAAAGAGCCCATAGTGGGCACCAAACTGGGTAACAACACCATCGTGGGCGTAGTGGCAGATTTTTCCTTCAATGATGCCTTTAACGCCCCCCCGCCTTTGATCGTCTATCTGAATCACGGGCCTTTGAACCATTTGTTTGTCCGTCTCCGGAATGATGCTGACTGGCAGAAAAGGCTGGCACAGATAGAGCAGATCGTTAAAAAGCATAACCCGGATTATCCCTTTGAGTTCCACTTTACGAAAGATCTCTACCAGCGGCAATTCAAGGGTATCCGCTCCACCGGTCAGATGGTAAGCCTTACCGGTATGCTTGCCATCTTCATATCCTGTATGGGACTGTTCGGGCTCTCTGCTTTCCTGGCAGAACGGCGGAACAAGGAAATAGGCATCCGCAAGGTATTCGGCGCCAATGTTGCAAAGATCTGGCTGATGCTGTCGCAGGATTTCCTGAAGCCGGTACTGATCGCCTTTTTAATTGCAGCCCCGCTGGCGGGCTGGGCGATGTACCTGCTGCTTTCCTCCTTTGACTATCATATTAGTCTTTCCTGGTGGATGTTTGTACTGGCGGGAACGCTGGTGTTGCTGGTTGCGCTTTTCACCATCAGTTATCAGGGTATAAAAGCAGCATTGACCAATCCGATAGACAGCCTGCGGACGGAATAA
- a CDS encoding winged helix-turn-helix transcriptional regulator has product MAETVSKVRLGSKECSEALTAVGDALYVIGGKWKLRIIIALSEGFCRFNELQRRVTGISARVLSNELKDLELNGFVVRTVQATSPVIVEYKLTDYSDTLSDVLGALRAWGSMHRATIKSRMKEATQATS; this is encoded by the coding sequence ATGGCTGAAACAGTTTCTAAAGTCAGGCTGGGTTCGAAGGAGTGCTCTGAGGCCCTGACAGCAGTGGGCGACGCCCTGTATGTGATAGGTGGAAAATGGAAACTACGGATCATCATTGCCCTCTCCGAGGGTTTCTGCAGGTTCAATGAGCTGCAGCGGCGGGTGACAGGCATTTCTGCCAGGGTATTGTCCAACGAACTGAAAGATCTTGAACTGAACGGTTTTGTGGTCCGCACAGTGCAGGCAACATCTCCGGTGATAGTAGAATACAAGCTGACAGACTACAGCGATACGCTTTCAGATGTGCTGGGCGCACTCCGTGCCTGGGGATCTATGCACCGTGCCACTATCAAAAGCAGGATGAAGGAAGCTACACAGGCAACATCTTAA
- a CDS encoding helix-turn-helix transcriptional regulator: MLLTDGKYYGNTVRRIELEHFNLTLTEYASAATLPRHHHENPYLSLLLEGNYMEKGSKGDTIITGGHSIFRPEDHEHANIFDEHPGRCFNLELKNNLGGMLDREMKAQRTMIFKQSFLDLFLLHYRFLKGHAADTLDMLSLEIVTNLFTHDQLSKYGQAGWITTITDRINDMPDDQHLVDVLAAEVNIHPIYLLRKFKEKTGLRLSEYITRVRLEKAANSIVAGRENLTGIGYSSGFYDQSHFSRSFKSYFGVSPRDFSKIVKG; this comes from the coding sequence ATGTTGTTAACCGACGGAAAATATTATGGCAATACCGTTCGCCGGATTGAGCTGGAACATTTCAATCTGACGCTGACGGAATATGCCTCAGCTGCTACCCTTCCCAGGCATCATCATGAAAATCCCTATCTCAGCCTGTTGCTGGAAGGTAACTATATGGAAAAAGGCAGTAAGGGAGATACGATAATAACCGGCGGGCACTCCATCTTCAGGCCTGAGGATCATGAACATGCCAATATCTTCGATGAACATCCGGGCAGATGTTTTAACCTGGAACTGAAAAATAACCTGGGCGGTATGTTGGACCGGGAGATGAAGGCGCAGCGGACAATGATCTTCAAACAATCTTTCCTCGACCTCTTCCTGTTGCATTACCGTTTCCTGAAAGGACATGCTGCCGATACCCTCGATATGCTGTCTTTAGAGATCGTTACCAACCTGTTTACCCACGACCAGCTTTCGAAATACGGACAGGCGGGATGGATCACCACCATTACAGACCGTATCAACGATATGCCCGACGATCAGCACCTGGTGGACGTACTTGCGGCGGAAGTGAATATTCATCCCATCTACCTGCTACGGAAGTTCAAGGAAAAAACAGGCCTGCGCCTGTCGGAATACATTACGCGGGTAAGGCTGGAAAAAGCAGCCAACAGCATTGTGGCAGGCCGGGAGAACCTGACCGGCATTGGCTACAGCAGCGGGTTTTACGATCAAAGTCATTTCAGCCGCAGCTTCAAAAGTTACTTCGGCGTTTCCCCCCGCGATTTCAGCAAAATTGTGAAAGGTTAG
- a CDS encoding PQQ-dependent sugar dehydrogenase yields the protein MKINSTRANCLLLRRIAGPLTVALLTAMLVSTGCKKDDDHPSKVVDSKLIADNLVSPLGVVTAPDDSKRLFIIDQIGKIWIVDANGNKMPSPFLDVSGKIVPLNPGYDERGLLGLAFHPDYRNNGRFYIYYTLPPRSGGPDGGGTWNNLSRIAEFKVDPGNPNMADMSSEKVILDLDDPQMNHNGGTIAFGWDGYLYIAIGDGGGADDVAPGHVDDWYKTNAGGNGQDIEANLFGNILRIDVNGGSPYAIPADNPFVGKPGKDEIWAYGFRNPYRFSFDMGGAHWLYAGDAGQALYEEIDVVTKGGNYGWNVKEGTHCFNAADDEKELPGGCPVQDNFGNKLIDPVIELNNAENPKGGIAVTIIGGNVYRGKDLPWLTGKYIFGTFARTEGKADAELFMSTPRGLNGGLWNFEELTLKNYPDNLKHYLKGFGQDWSGELYVAVSGMLGPSGNTGQIWKLVPGKNSTNGHGMTGNNNGNGDY from the coding sequence ATGAAGATCAATTCCACAAGAGCCAACTGTCTGCTCCTGCGCCGTATTGCCGGCCCTTTAACAGTAGCATTGTTAACTGCCATGCTTGTTTCCACGGGATGTAAAAAAGATGATGATCACCCTTCCAAAGTCGTGGACTCAAAACTTATTGCCGACAATCTTGTTTCTCCGCTGGGCGTGGTGACAGCGCCGGACGACAGTAAACGGCTGTTTATTATTGACCAGATCGGGAAGATCTGGATCGTTGATGCCAATGGCAATAAAATGCCTTCACCTTTTCTGGATGTAAGCGGTAAAATAGTGCCATTAAACCCCGGCTACGATGAACGTGGATTGCTGGGACTGGCGTTCCATCCCGATTACAGGAACAACGGCAGGTTCTACATTTACTACACATTGCCGCCGCGCTCAGGTGGCCCTGATGGTGGAGGTACCTGGAACAATCTCAGTCGTATTGCGGAATTTAAAGTAGACCCGGGTAATCCTAACATGGCCGATATGAGTTCCGAAAAAGTGATACTGGACCTGGACGATCCGCAAATGAACCATAATGGCGGAACTATCGCCTTTGGCTGGGATGGCTATCTCTACATTGCCATTGGCGATGGCGGTGGCGCAGATGATGTGGCGCCGGGCCACGTGGACGACTGGTATAAAACAAATGCCGGTGGCAACGGACAGGACATCGAAGCTAACCTCTTTGGCAATATCCTGCGTATTGATGTAAATGGAGGAAGCCCCTATGCTATCCCTGCGGATAATCCCTTTGTGGGCAAGCCAGGCAAGGATGAAATATGGGCTTACGGTTTCCGCAATCCCTATCGCTTCTCTTTCGATATGGGCGGTGCACACTGGCTATATGCAGGCGATGCCGGACAGGCTTTGTACGAAGAGATCGATGTGGTAACAAAAGGCGGCAACTACGGATGGAATGTAAAGGAAGGCACACATTGCTTTAATGCAGCCGACGATGAAAAGGAATTGCCCGGAGGATGCCCCGTGCAGGACAATTTCGGCAACAAGCTCATTGACCCTGTTATTGAATTGAATAATGCGGAAAACCCCAAAGGCGGGATCGCAGTAACTATCATAGGCGGTAATGTGTACCGTGGTAAAGATCTGCCCTGGCTGACAGGTAAATATATCTTCGGCACTTTTGCCCGTACAGAAGGGAAGGCGGATGCAGAATTGTTTATGTCCACTCCCCGTGGTCTCAACGGTGGTTTATGGAACTTTGAGGAGCTCACCTTGAAGAATTATCCGGACAATCTGAAGCACTATCTCAAAGGTTTCGGACAGGATTGGAGTGGTGAACTGTATGTAGCTGTTTCAGGTATGTTGGGCCCTTCAGGCAACACAGGACAGATCTGGAAACTGGTGCCCGGTAAGAATAGTACGAATGGTCATGGAATGACAGGGAACAATAATGGTAACGGCGACTATTAA